One Pseudonocardia abyssalis DNA segment encodes these proteins:
- a CDS encoding ABC transporter permease, whose protein sequence is MTTTSLPGPVTGRPEPPPGVVSPRRRTLRLLLSRPSSVVAFGFVLLLVALAALAPWVSPHDPFAQDLTNAFAPYSAEHPLGTDDLGRDVVSRLMHAIKLALLAPLISVGVALVLGVPTGLWAGLSRGYVDAVLSRIADALLSLPGLAFALAIIAVVGPGLVNVMVALGVVFTPTLFRVIRGAAMAVSEEPFIDAARSIGCSTSRILRVHVLPNVAAPLLVQATILMGLALLSEAGLSFLGLGVQPPESSWGSMLRTAYENQFEAPTAVLPPGIAVVLTVLAFNTIGDAIRDAMSARGQR, encoded by the coding sequence ATGACCACCACATCGCTGCCCGGCCCGGTGACGGGCCGCCCCGAGCCGCCCCCTGGGGTCGTCTCGCCGCGGCGCCGCACCCTGCGGTTGCTGCTGAGCAGGCCCTCGAGCGTCGTGGCGTTCGGTTTCGTGCTGCTCCTCGTGGCACTGGCGGCCCTGGCCCCCTGGGTGTCCCCGCACGACCCCTTCGCCCAGGACCTGACGAACGCCTTCGCGCCTTACTCGGCCGAGCACCCGCTGGGCACCGACGACCTGGGCCGCGACGTCGTCTCCCGGCTGATGCACGCCATCAAGCTCGCCCTCCTCGCCCCGCTGATCTCGGTCGGCGTGGCGCTGGTCCTCGGGGTGCCGACCGGCCTGTGGGCTGGGCTGTCCCGCGGCTACGTCGACGCTGTGCTGAGCCGGATCGCCGACGCCCTGCTCAGCCTGCCGGGCCTTGCGTTCGCGCTGGCGATCATCGCGGTGGTGGGACCGGGCCTGGTCAACGTGATGGTCGCGCTGGGAGTGGTGTTCACGCCGACGCTCTTCCGGGTCATCCGGGGTGCCGCGATGGCCGTCTCCGAGGAGCCGTTCATCGACGCCGCCCGGTCGATCGGGTGCTCGACCTCGCGCATCCTGCGGGTGCACGTGCTGCCCAACGTGGCGGCCCCGCTCCTGGTGCAGGCCACGATCCTGATGGGACTGGCCCTGCTGTCCGAGGCGGGCCTGAGCTTCCTCGGGCTGGGTGTGCAGCCCCCAGAGTCGAGCTGGGGCTCCATGCTGCGGACCGCGTACGAGAACCAGTTCGAGGCGCCGACCGCGGTGCTCCCGCCCGGCATCGCCGTCGTCCTGACGGTCCTGGCGTTCAACACGATCGGCGACGCGATCCGCGACGCCATGTCGGCCCGGGGGCAGCGATGA
- a CDS encoding ABC transporter ATP-binding protein: protein MTDTTHTGGRTAGALDEGGGHPAGTHALEARGLVKTFPLSRNVLGRPVSRVRAVDGVDLDVTAGMTVGVVGESGSGKSTLGRLASLLERPDSGTVRLDGRDTAGLRGRELSAVRRSLQVVFQDPFGSLDPTKTIAHAVSEPLIVHRRIRRAGSTEAAEELLARVGLDAGLARRYPEQLSGGQRQRVSIARALALAPWLLIADEPTSALDLSTRSEILNLLLALQQETGLSILLVSHDFATVQHLAHRVAVMYLGRIVEEGPTLDVVREPLHPYTKALLSAVLVPDPRVQRNRSRIVLQGDAPNPADLPSGCRFRTRCPYAMPSCAEVDPQLQPVSTGHSVACLLHTGSGPPAGAPTSTSGGRSDA, encoded by the coding sequence ATGACCGACACGACGCACACCGGGGGTCGCACCGCCGGAGCCCTCGACGAGGGCGGTGGTCACCCGGCCGGCACCCACGCGCTCGAGGCGCGGGGACTGGTCAAGACGTTCCCGCTGAGCCGCAACGTCCTCGGCAGGCCGGTCTCCCGGGTGCGGGCCGTCGACGGCGTCGACCTCGACGTGACCGCGGGGATGACGGTCGGGGTGGTCGGCGAGTCCGGTTCGGGCAAGTCGACCCTCGGCCGACTGGCCTCGCTGCTGGAACGTCCGGACAGCGGGACCGTGCGCCTCGACGGGCGCGACACGGCGGGCCTGCGGGGCCGCGAGCTGTCCGCGGTGCGGCGCAGCCTGCAGGTCGTGTTCCAGGACCCGTTCGGGTCGCTGGACCCGACGAAGACCATCGCCCACGCGGTCTCCGAGCCGCTGATCGTGCACCGCCGGATCCGGCGAGCCGGCAGCACGGAGGCCGCGGAGGAGCTGCTCGCGCGCGTCGGGCTCGACGCCGGGCTCGCGCGCCGGTACCCCGAGCAGCTCTCCGGCGGACAGCGGCAGCGGGTCAGCATCGCGCGGGCGCTCGCGCTGGCGCCGTGGCTGCTGATCGCGGACGAGCCGACCTCCGCGCTGGACCTCTCGACCCGGTCGGAGATCCTCAACCTCCTCCTCGCGCTGCAGCAGGAGACCGGGCTGTCGATCCTGCTGGTGTCGCACGACTTCGCCACGGTGCAGCACCTGGCCCACCGGGTCGCGGTCATGTACCTGGGCCGCATCGTGGAGGAGGGACCGACCCTCGACGTGGTGCGCGAACCGCTGCACCCGTACACGAAGGCCCTGCTGTCCGCGGTGCTCGTGCCCGACCCGCGGGTCCAGCGCAACCGGAGCCGCATCGTCCTGCAGGGCGACGCGCCCAACCCGGCGGACCTCCCGTCGGGCTGCCGCTTCCGGACCCGCTGCCCCTACGCGATGCCCTCGTGCGCGGAGGTCGACCCGCAGCTGCAGCCGGTCTCCACCGGGCACAGCGTGGCCTGCCTGCTGCACACCGGCTCCGGTCCGCCAGCCGGGGCCCCCACCTCGACGAGCGGAGGCCGCAGCGATGCGTGA
- a CDS encoding carboxymuconolactone decarboxylase family protein, with protein MRDPEDVHVAEGLAVRQEVFGTDLVERNYTNASAFSRPAQDWIAGAVWADVWTRDGLDRRTRSLVTLAMLTALNRPTEFESHVRAALTNGCTVADIQELLLHTAPYCGAPAALQAFRQAERVLAETDRADPGTPTS; from the coding sequence ATGCGTGACCCCGAGGACGTGCATGTGGCGGAGGGGCTGGCGGTGCGGCAGGAGGTCTTCGGCACCGACCTGGTCGAGCGGAACTACACGAACGCGTCGGCGTTCAGCCGCCCGGCCCAGGACTGGATCGCGGGCGCGGTGTGGGCCGACGTCTGGACCCGTGACGGGCTGGACCGCCGGACCCGCAGCCTGGTGACGCTGGCGATGCTCACCGCGCTCAACCGCCCCACCGAGTTCGAGTCGCACGTCCGTGCGGCGCTGACCAACGGCTGCACGGTCGCCGACATCCAGGAGCTGCTCCTGCACACCGCGCCCTACTGCGGGGCGCCGGCGGCGCTGCAGGCCTTCCGCCAGGCCGAACGGGTGCTGGCCGAGACGGACCGGGCCGACCCCGGAACCCCCACGAGCTGA
- a CDS encoding flavin-containing monooxygenase, with product MGIIGAGFGGIAAAIKLRQRTSASVVIFEQSDEVGGTWYDNRYPGCEVDIPSHAYSFSFHRHDWPRTHARQPELLRYANEVVDAFGLRPLLRLGTKVTEVLWDENEQHHEVRTADGESHEFDVVISALGLLSVPNHPEWPGLEDFRGPAFHTSRWRDDVDLRGKRVAVVGTGSTAAQIVPGIAGTVGSLLVFQREPGWVEPKQEREFTARERWVYRHVPGAQRLHRGLLFGRSIARVKAYDTTSRMQETMRGRCTDYIRRTVHDPATREAVTPDYPWGCKRPVLASTFYEALNLPHVDLVPHPVTSVTGDGLVDDRGVHHDVDVLVLSTGFQPTRFLSGLDVRGIDKRSIHDAWKDRASAFLGVTVAGFPNFFVLYGPNTNGGFSIIAQLERQAEIASRAVRRLERGAGYVDTDERAQRRWVAWVDDQIARKASAMESGCRNYYHSPGGANVTQWPGSHLKYLVVTRLLDRWGIRAFAVPR from the coding sequence GTGGGCATCATCGGAGCCGGTTTCGGCGGCATCGCCGCCGCGATCAAGCTCAGGCAGCGCACCTCCGCCTCGGTTGTGATCTTCGAGCAGTCCGACGAGGTGGGGGGTACCTGGTACGACAACCGCTACCCCGGCTGCGAGGTCGACATCCCCTCGCACGCCTACAGCTTCTCCTTCCACCGCCACGACTGGCCGCGGACGCACGCCCGGCAGCCCGAGCTGCTGCGCTACGCGAACGAGGTCGTCGACGCGTTCGGGCTCCGTCCGCTCCTGCGGCTCGGTACGAAGGTCACCGAGGTCCTCTGGGACGAGAACGAGCAGCACCACGAGGTCCGCACCGCCGACGGCGAGAGCCACGAGTTCGACGTCGTGATCTCCGCGCTCGGGTTGCTCAGCGTGCCCAACCACCCGGAGTGGCCCGGGCTGGAGGACTTCCGCGGCCCCGCCTTCCATACCTCGCGCTGGCGCGACGACGTCGACCTGCGGGGCAAGCGGGTGGCCGTGGTCGGCACCGGCTCGACCGCGGCGCAGATCGTCCCCGGCATCGCCGGCACGGTCGGGTCGCTCCTGGTGTTCCAGCGCGAGCCCGGGTGGGTCGAGCCCAAGCAGGAGCGGGAGTTCACCGCGAGGGAGCGCTGGGTCTACCGCCATGTACCCGGTGCCCAGCGCCTTCACCGCGGGCTGCTGTTCGGCCGGTCCATCGCCCGCGTCAAGGCCTACGACACCACCAGCCGGATGCAGGAGACCATGCGCGGCCGGTGCACCGACTACATCCGGCGCACGGTGCACGACCCCGCCACCCGCGAGGCCGTGACCCCCGACTACCCGTGGGGGTGCAAGCGGCCGGTGCTGGCGTCGACGTTCTACGAGGCGCTCAACCTCCCGCACGTCGACCTGGTCCCGCACCCCGTGACCTCCGTGACCGGTGACGGGCTCGTCGACGACCGCGGCGTGCACCACGACGTCGACGTCCTGGTCCTGAGCACCGGGTTCCAGCCGACCCGGTTCCTGTCCGGGCTCGACGTCCGGGGCATCGACAAGCGCAGCATCCACGACGCGTGGAAGGACCGGGCGTCGGCGTTCCTCGGCGTGACGGTGGCCGGGTTCCCCAACTTCTTCGTGCTCTACGGGCCCAACACCAACGGGGGCTTCTCGATCATCGCCCAGCTGGAGCGCCAGGCCGAGATCGCCAGCAGGGCCGTGCGCCGACTCGAACGCGGTGCGGGGTACGTCGACACCGACGAGCGGGCCCAGCGCCGCTGGGTCGCGTGGGTCGACGACCAGATCGCCCGCAAGGCCTCGGCGATGGAGTCGGGCTGCCGCAACTACTACCACTCCCCGGGAGGGGCCAACGTGACCCAGTGGCCGGGTTCGCACCTCAAGTACCTGGTAGTGACCCGGTTGCTCGACCGCTGGGGCATCCGGGCGTTCGCGGTGCCGCGATGA
- a CDS encoding MBL fold metallo-hydrolase, with the protein MTAPVRAHARDAGARDRRVRVGEVTITPLVQFHYRVDPRRFFGDLDPRIIDETAWYWQPPYVDDGFLVIDMGGFLVRTLDRTVLVDVGVGNGKSRPNPCFDHRDDDWLAALHRAGATAEEVDTVVFTHLHVDHVGYATRFDGDAWVPTFPAARYLTTAAELDYWTGGSASGFREQLGDYVADSVLPLRTAGVLDLVEPDLRICDELRLVPAPGHTPGNVCVEVSSGGQRAIFAGDMVHHALQLAFPAMSTDFCVHADRAGEARRRLLHEIADRDVLLFPAHFPDSAPGRVVTDPAGGYRYEVVEGEPV; encoded by the coding sequence ATGACGGCGCCGGTCCGGGCCCACGCCCGCGACGCCGGTGCCCGGGACCGGCGGGTGCGCGTCGGTGAGGTGACGATCACCCCGCTCGTCCAGTTCCACTACCGCGTCGACCCGCGGCGCTTCTTCGGCGATCTCGACCCCCGCATCATCGACGAGACGGCCTGGTACTGGCAGCCGCCCTACGTCGACGACGGGTTCCTCGTCATCGACATGGGGGGCTTCCTGGTCCGGACCCTGGACCGGACGGTGCTCGTCGACGTCGGCGTCGGCAACGGCAAGTCGCGGCCCAACCCCTGCTTCGACCACCGCGACGACGACTGGCTCGCCGCGCTGCACCGGGCGGGGGCCACGGCGGAGGAGGTCGACACCGTCGTGTTCACGCACCTGCACGTCGACCACGTCGGCTACGCCACGCGGTTCGACGGCGACGCCTGGGTGCCGACGTTCCCGGCCGCGCGCTACCTCACGACCGCCGCCGAGCTCGACTACTGGACCGGCGGGTCGGCGAGCGGGTTCCGGGAGCAGCTCGGCGACTACGTCGCCGACAGCGTGCTGCCGCTGCGCACCGCGGGCGTCCTCGACCTGGTGGAGCCGGACCTGCGGATCTGCGACGAGCTGCGGCTCGTCCCCGCACCGGGTCACACCCCGGGCAACGTCTGCGTCGAGGTGTCCTCCGGCGGGCAGCGGGCGATCTTCGCGGGCGACATGGTCCATCACGCCCTGCAGCTGGCCTTTCCCGCGATGAGCACCGACTTCTGCGTTCACGCCGACCGCGCGGGTGAGGCCCGGCGGCGCCTGCTGCACGAGATCGCCGACCGCGACGTGCTGCTGTTCCCGGCCCACTTCCCGGACTCGGCACCCGGCCGGGTCGTCACCGACCCGGCGGGCGGGTACCGCTACGAGGTCGTCGAGGGCGAGCCGGTGTGA
- a CDS encoding carboxymuconolactone decarboxylase family protein: MTERLTRLRPDDMTPEQAEIYACFTDGRRADPAAAFSLVHPDGGLVGPPDAWLRSPPLGRVLERIGWVLRFDLELSDRAREIAILLHAFHRASPFELYAHRRAGLAAGLSGAEIEGLASRTEPAFRSGEERLVFATTLAVLDRRDLDDAEYDAAAAELGERGVFELLALLGYYDLVATQLAVFGVEPPVTG, encoded by the coding sequence ATGACCGAACGGCTGACCCGTCTGCGTCCGGACGACATGACCCCGGAGCAGGCCGAGATCTACGCCTGCTTCACCGACGGCAGGCGGGCCGATCCGGCCGCCGCGTTCTCCCTCGTCCATCCGGACGGCGGGCTGGTCGGGCCGCCGGACGCGTGGCTGCGCAGCCCGCCGCTCGGCCGCGTGCTCGAGCGGATCGGCTGGGTGCTGCGGTTCGATCTCGAGCTCTCCGACCGGGCGCGTGAGATCGCGATCCTGCTCCACGCCTTCCACCGCGCCAGCCCGTTCGAGCTGTACGCCCACCGCAGGGCGGGACTGGCCGCCGGTCTCTCGGGGGCCGAGATCGAAGGGCTCGCCTCGCGCACCGAGCCGGCGTTCAGGTCAGGGGAGGAGCGGCTGGTGTTCGCCACGACCCTGGCCGTCCTCGACCGCAGGGACCTCGACGACGCGGAGTACGACGCGGCCGCCGCCGAGCTGGGCGAGCGGGGGGTCTTCGAGCTGCTGGCGCTGCTGGGTTACTACGACCTGGTCGCCACCCAGCTCGCCGTCTTCGGGGTGGAGCCGCCCGTCACCGGGTGA
- a CDS encoding bifunctional aminoglycoside phosphotransferase/ATP-binding protein — translation MSPAPPVAVRETHIGIVFLVGDRAYKMKKAVHNDFLDFRTPNRRRAACRREIELNRRLAPDVYLGISELLRPTDPTGRPVAHAGPTEPMVVMRRMPEERRLATLVTSGAPVADDLRALARTMARFHAGAERGDHITADATRDTIATRWRDNTAALHPYAGPVLDPNLLDALEQLSTRFLDGRAPLFTDRIAHDRIIDGHGDLTAADVFCLHDGPRALDCLEFDDHLRHIDGLDDVAFLAMDLERLGHPDLATVFLDAYIEFSADPAPTALRHHYIAYRAVVRTKVACLRHDQGDEAAATDAEQHAELALHHLEQGAVRLALVGGLPGTGKTTLAGALADRFGAVLLSSDRIRKELAGIDPTKPAGAPFREGLYTEQHTAQTYTELLRRARTLLGRGESVVLDASWIDARHRAAATDLALDTSSDLVALRCHATADTAERRIAGRGATGSDATAAVAGAMRAAMDPWPDARPIPTGGRLAAALDAAAAVWRDSAGPAGRSVLLTAPSG, via the coding sequence GTGAGCCCGGCACCGCCGGTCGCGGTCCGGGAGACCCACATCGGCATCGTCTTCCTCGTCGGCGACCGGGCATACAAGATGAAGAAGGCCGTGCACAACGACTTCCTCGACTTCCGCACCCCGAACCGCAGACGCGCCGCCTGCCGCCGCGAGATCGAACTCAACCGCCGGCTCGCCCCCGACGTCTACCTCGGCATCAGCGAACTGCTCCGACCCACCGACCCGACAGGACGGCCCGTCGCCCACGCCGGACCGACCGAACCGATGGTGGTCATGCGCCGGATGCCCGAAGAACGCCGCCTGGCCACCCTCGTCACCTCCGGCGCACCAGTCGCCGACGACCTCCGCGCACTGGCCCGGACCATGGCCCGATTCCACGCCGGCGCCGAGCGCGGCGATCACATCACCGCCGACGCCACCCGCGACACCATCGCCACCCGCTGGCGGGACAACACCGCCGCACTCCACCCGTACGCAGGCCCCGTACTCGACCCGAACCTCCTCGACGCGCTGGAACAGCTCTCCACCCGGTTCCTCGACGGCCGCGCCCCCCTGTTCACCGACCGCATCGCCCACGACCGCATCATCGACGGCCACGGCGACCTGACCGCCGCCGACGTGTTCTGCCTCCACGACGGCCCCCGCGCCCTGGACTGCCTGGAGTTCGACGACCACCTCCGCCACATCGACGGCCTCGACGACGTCGCATTCCTCGCCATGGACCTCGAACGCCTCGGCCACCCCGACCTCGCCACCGTGTTCCTCGACGCCTACATCGAATTCTCCGCCGACCCCGCCCCCACCGCCCTGCGCCACCACTACATCGCCTACCGCGCCGTCGTCCGCACCAAGGTCGCCTGCCTACGCCACGACCAGGGCGACGAAGCAGCCGCCACCGACGCCGAACAGCACGCCGAGCTCGCCCTGCACCACCTCGAACAAGGCGCGGTACGCCTGGCCCTGGTCGGCGGCCTGCCCGGCACCGGCAAGACCACCCTCGCCGGGGCACTGGCCGACCGGTTCGGCGCGGTCCTGCTCTCCAGCGACCGGATCCGCAAGGAACTCGCCGGCATCGACCCCACGAAACCCGCCGGCGCGCCGTTCCGGGAGGGTCTCTACACCGAACAGCACACGGCGCAGACCTACACCGAGCTGCTGCGCCGGGCCCGGACACTGCTGGGCCGCGGCGAGTCGGTCGTGCTCGACGCCTCCTGGATCGACGCCCGCCACCGCGCCGCCGCCACCGACCTGGCCCTCGACACCAGCAGCGACCTGGTCGCGCTGCGGTGCCACGCGACCGCCGACACCGCGGAGCGGCGCATCGCCGGCCGCGGGGCGACCGGATCGGACGCGACCGCAGCCGTCGCCGGTGCGATGCGCGCCGCGATGGACCCGTGGCCGGATGCGCGACCGATCCCGACCGGTGGGCGACTCGCCGCCGCACTGGACGCCGCCGCCGCCGTCTGGCGCGACTCCGCGGGCCCGGCCGGGCGATCCGTGTTGCTGACGGCCCCGTCGGGCTGA
- a CDS encoding universal stress protein, protein MEHPTVEDEDIAASPEVVVGTDGTATASRAVAWAATEARVRRLPLRIVHAGPYATEDYAPGRRRAAAILARAYTIAHRREPGVEAHTVLSDEAPVAALVRASRDAELLVVGLLSGHPGDLLVGSIAPALTARAHCPVTVVHSDHNLSGNRRTVVVGVEDVAADTPALTVAFADAARHASPVSVVHAWRRACDIPGTAAPQTVLLHELGPWRARWPDVPVEVRIVHGGADEPLLAAAHGARLMVVGTAGHNLAARAALGSTSRTLVRLGACPVTVVRRDLDLTAAGAPPARDAGAVRS, encoded by the coding sequence GTGGAGCACCCAACCGTGGAGGACGAGGACATCGCCGCGTCACCGGAGGTCGTGGTCGGCACCGACGGGACGGCGACGGCGTCACGAGCCGTCGCCTGGGCCGCCACCGAGGCCCGCGTCCGCCGGCTGCCGTTGCGGATCGTGCACGCCGGCCCCTACGCGACCGAGGACTACGCGCCGGGCAGGCGTCGGGCGGCCGCGATACTCGCTCGCGCCTACACCATCGCGCACCGGCGTGAGCCCGGCGTCGAGGCCCACACCGTGCTGTCCGACGAGGCGCCCGTCGCAGCGCTCGTCCGCGCCTCCCGCGACGCCGAGCTGCTCGTCGTGGGGCTGCTCAGCGGGCACCCCGGGGATCTGCTGGTCGGGTCGATCGCGCCCGCGCTGACGGCCAGGGCACACTGCCCGGTGACCGTCGTACACAGCGACCACAACCTGTCCGGGAACCGCCGCACCGTCGTCGTCGGGGTCGAGGACGTCGCGGCCGACACACCCGCGCTGACCGTCGCGTTCGCCGACGCCGCGCGGCATGCATCGCCCGTATCGGTCGTCCACGCGTGGCGCCGGGCCTGCGACATCCCGGGGACCGCCGCGCCCCAGACCGTGCTGCTCCACGAGCTGGGCCCGTGGCGCGCCCGCTGGCCCGACGTTCCGGTCGAGGTGCGGATCGTGCACGGCGGGGCGGACGAGCCGCTGTTGGCCGCCGCGCACGGGGCCCGGCTGATGGTCGTCGGGACGGCCGGCCACAACCTGGCCGCACGTGCGGCACTGGGGTCGACGAGCAGGACACTGGTACGCCTGGGCGCCTGCCCGGTGACCGTTGTCCGCCGGGACCTCGACCTCACGGCGGCCGGGGCACCACCGGCCCGCGACGCCGGGGCGGTCCGGTCGTGA
- a CDS encoding DUF1918 domain-containing protein, with amino-acid sequence MVDKSTVPDEVTGTSATDPSRPPVGDWLVVPSPPIERGWRWARIVARIPGDGPERYRVRWVGNDRDSVVTPPPGYRIESAARWPHAPSSAIGLWPDPAGPGRDAQETADDPT; translated from the coding sequence ATGGTGGACAAGTCCACGGTCCCCGACGAGGTGACCGGCACATCGGCCACGGACCCGTCCCGGCCACCGGTCGGTGACTGGCTCGTCGTCCCCAGCCCGCCGATCGAGCGCGGCTGGCGGTGGGCCCGCATCGTCGCCCGGATCCCCGGCGACGGCCCGGAGCGCTACCGGGTGCGCTGGGTGGGTAACGACCGCGACTCCGTGGTCACCCCGCCGCCGGGCTACCGGATCGAGAGCGCCGCCCGATGGCCGCACGCCCCGAGCAGCGCCATCGGTCTCTGGCCCGATCCGGCCGGCCCGGGCCGCGACGCGCAGGAGACGGCCGATGATCCCACCTGA
- a CDS encoding CBS domain-containing protein: MIPPDDAGTVVVGVDGSPESRVALEYALDDAARRGARLRVVAALAHPDYWVTAYGPVLLAPAPAEVDRVRTAAQQWIDDVTAARPTGSVTVPVEVSAVAGPPAEALTDASRDADLLVLGHRGRGAVASTLLGSVGMRCVMDASCPVTIVRPRPAVTSVGETRRVRATRPSVRRTTVADVMTTEVVRVSPDATFAHIAAALSTGRIRAVPVCDTHGVLLGAVSEADLLLTAERADPPLVRPWWRPRHTGRTRPTGTPGATTAAELMTTPAVTVEPGSTVARAARAMREHGLAWLPVVERDGRMVGVLGRSDLLSVFDRDDDGIRAEVLVDVLGRLLLVGEERVSVTVIDGVVTLDGELDTRADAELAVRFTERVEGVVAVVDRLHFRVDDRHADLSEVRRY; the protein is encoded by the coding sequence ATGATCCCACCTGACGATGCGGGCACCGTCGTCGTGGGCGTCGACGGATCGCCGGAGTCGCGGGTGGCACTGGAGTACGCGCTGGACGACGCCGCCCGCCGGGGTGCCCGGCTCCGGGTCGTCGCCGCGTTGGCGCACCCCGACTACTGGGTGACCGCCTACGGCCCCGTACTGCTGGCCCCGGCCCCGGCGGAGGTCGACCGGGTGCGTACCGCGGCCCAGCAGTGGATCGACGACGTGACGGCGGCCCGGCCCACCGGTTCGGTCACGGTTCCGGTCGAGGTGTCCGCCGTGGCCGGTCCGCCGGCGGAGGCGCTGACCGATGCGTCGCGCGACGCGGACCTGCTCGTGCTGGGTCACCGCGGCCGGGGAGCGGTCGCCAGCACCCTTCTGGGGTCGGTGGGGATGCGGTGCGTCATGGACGCGTCGTGCCCGGTGACCATCGTGCGTCCGCGCCCCGCGGTGACGAGCGTCGGTGAGACCCGTCGGGTGCGCGCCACGAGGCCGTCCGTGCGGCGCACCACGGTCGCCGACGTGATGACCACCGAGGTGGTCCGGGTGTCGCCCGACGCGACGTTCGCGCACATCGCCGCCGCCCTCTCGACCGGCCGGATCCGGGCGGTCCCGGTGTGCGACACCCATGGTGTGTTGCTGGGGGCGGTGTCGGAGGCCGACCTGCTGCTCACCGCCGAGCGGGCGGACCCACCGCTGGTACGGCCGTGGTGGCGCCCGCGGCACACCGGCCGGACCCGGCCCACCGGCACACCCGGGGCGACGACGGCTGCCGAGCTGATGACCACGCCCGCCGTCACGGTCGAGCCCGGCAGCACCGTCGCCCGGGCGGCGCGCGCGATGCGCGAACACGGGCTGGCGTGGCTTCCCGTGGTCGAACGGGACGGCCGCATGGTCGGCGTGCTGGGCCGCTCGGACCTGCTCTCGGTGTTCGACCGCGACGACGACGGGATCCGCGCCGAGGTCCTCGTCGACGTGCTCGGCCGGCTGCTGCTCGTCGGTGAGGAGCGCGTCTCGGTAACCGTCATCGACGGTGTGGTCACCCTCGACGGCGAGCTCGACACCCGGGCGGATGCCGAGCTGGCCGTGCGGTTCACGGAGCGGGTCGAGGGGGTCGTCGCCGTCGTCGACCGGCTGCACTTCCGGGTGGACGACCGCCACGCCGACCTGTCGGAGGTCCGGCGCTACTGA
- a CDS encoding Acg family FMN-binding oxidoreductase: MIVEHVDHRSVRSALELATRAPSIHNSQPWRWLLGPRSIHLYADLRRWLPVTDADGRDLAVSCGAALHHLTVALAATGLRCTVHRLPNPADGDHFAAVELRAGPVAAADLGTANAIVARRTDRRRYLDWEVPEAFVGELTDRAAEFGAVLRPVTGAARDRTVAALRAAARAQEDLPGYHTETTVWTGGRSGDDGVPAANLLRDADVSGDGTARWFSEGLIAQTDGGKDGALLMVLGTASDDTLSQLRAGEALSAVLLHATQLGLASCPLSQPLEVTSTRAMLRDDVLGGTLDPQLVLRVGWAPTGSPLPPTPRRALDDSLERMPQ, from the coding sequence ATGATCGTCGAACACGTCGACCACCGTTCGGTGCGCAGCGCGCTGGAGCTGGCCACCCGGGCCCCGTCGATCCACAACAGCCAGCCGTGGCGGTGGTTGCTGGGTCCCCGCAGCATCCACCTCTACGCCGACCTGCGCCGGTGGCTGCCGGTGACCGACGCAGACGGCCGCGACCTGGCCGTGAGCTGCGGCGCGGCGCTGCACCACCTGACCGTCGCCCTCGCGGCGACCGGCCTGCGCTGCACGGTGCACCGGCTGCCGAACCCCGCCGACGGCGACCACTTCGCGGCCGTCGAGCTGCGGGCGGGGCCCGTCGCAGCGGCCGACCTCGGCACGGCGAACGCCATCGTGGCGCGGCGCACCGATCGCAGGCGCTACCTCGACTGGGAGGTTCCCGAGGCGTTCGTGGGCGAGCTGACCGACCGGGCCGCCGAGTTCGGCGCGGTGCTGCGCCCGGTCACGGGCGCGGCACGCGACCGGACCGTGGCGGCGCTGCGTGCGGCGGCCCGGGCACAGGAGGACCTGCCCGGCTACCACACCGAGACGACGGTCTGGACCGGCGGGCGATCCGGCGACGACGGCGTTCCGGCGGCGAATCTGCTTCGCGACGCCGACGTATCCGGTGACGGCACTGCGCGCTGGTTCAGCGAGGGCCTGATCGCCCAGACGGACGGGGGGAAGGACGGGGCCCTGCTCATGGTGCTCGGCACCGCGTCCGACGACACCCTCTCGCAGCTGCGGGCCGGGGAGGCGCTGAGCGCGGTGCTGCTGCACGCCACGCAGCTGGGCCTCGCCAGCTGCCCGCTCAGCCAGCCGCTCGAGGTCACCAGCACCCGCGCGATGCTGCGCGACGACGTGCTCGGCGGCACGCTCGACCCCCAGCTCGTGCTGCGGGTGGGCTGGGCGCCGACCGGCTCCCCGCTCCCGCCGACGCCCCGCCGCGCCCTCGACGACTCCCTCGAACGCATGCCGCAGTGA